A stretch of the Chanos chanos chromosome 1, fChaCha1.1, whole genome shotgun sequence genome encodes the following:
- the rtn4rl2b gene encoding reticulon-4 receptor-like 2b: METRSAARGARATNALNFKSGLSLWLVIWLLACRCVPGQACPRLCVCYPTPMTVSCQSQNYTTVPAGVPYDSQRVFLQNNRITELRADSFGFETQVLWLYSNNISWIEAGAFSNLRVLEELDLGDNPSLRQLDGGAFRGLERLQSLHMHRCKLSELPADLFHKLYSLQFLYLQENQLTHLPDGLFSDLVNLTHLFLHGNRIRALSENAFRGLVNLDRLLLHDNRIRQVHRRAFRDLGRLTILYLFNNSLQELPGQVLRDTSSVQFLRLNGNSWSCGCEARSLWDWFRKARVSSSELACTSPSQRRGQDLRFLRELDFALCPLPDPGSLAGTTTTTFSTKTRWWFSKHKPVASSKGIFHKSSETIKAFPFTAVKPGLPPSSSSSSKSSPFVSKYELAAEEAALPKLEPEEYWSNYGSEDASIRCYELECPPGYDSPTLPSSSSPSFLSLLSVSILTLTVHLLFG; the protein is encoded by the exons ATGGAAACTCGCTCGGCTGCTCGGGGCGCTCGTGCCACCAACGCACTCAACTTTAAGA gtggtttgtctctgtggttGGTGATTTGGCTGTTGGCATGCCGCTGTGTGCCAGGGCAGGCCTgtcccaggctgtgtgtgtgttaccctaCACCGATGACTGTCAGCTGCCAGTCTCAGAACTACACAACTGTCCCTGCTGGTGTTCCCTACGACTCACAGCGTGTTTTCCTGCAGAACAACCGCATCACTGAACTAAGAGCAGATTCCTTTGGTTTTGAGACACAg GTCCTGTGGCTTTACTCAAACAACATCTCGTGGATCGAGGCTGGTGCATTCAGTAACTTGCGTGTGTTGGAAGAATTGGACCTTGGCGACAACCCATCATTAAGGCAACTGGACGGAGGGGCATTCCGTGGCTTGGAGCGGCTGCAGAGCCTTCACATGCACCGCTGCAAACTTAGTGAACTCCCCGCTGACTTATTCCACAAGCTCTACAGCCTTCAGTTCCTCTACCTGCAAGAGAACCAACTCACACACCTCCCTGATGGGCTCTTCTCTGACCTGGTCAACCTTACCCACCTCTTCCTCCACGGCAACCGCATACGTGCACTGTCTGAAAACGCCTTTCGCGGTTTGGTCAACCTGGATCGTCTTCTTCTCCACGATAACCGCATTCGACAGGTGCATCGCAGGGCTTTCCGTGACTTGGGGCGTCTAACCATCTTGTACCTATTCAATAATTCCCTGCAGGAGCTCCCCGGTCAGGTGCTGCGTGATACGTCATCCGTGCAGTTCTTGCGCCTTAACGGTAACTCCTGGAGTTGCGGCTGTGAAGCACGTTCGCTGTGGGACTGGTTCCGCAAGGCACGGGTTTCGAGCTCTGAGCTGGCCTGCACAAGTCCATCGCAACGTCGTGGGCAGGACCTGCGATTCTTGCGTGAGTTGGACTTTGCTCTTTGCCCACTGCCTGACCCCGGTTCTCTGGCCggtaccaccaccaccaccttcaGTACCAAGACCCGCTGGTGGTTCTCCAAGCACAAACCTGTCGCTTCCTCAAAAGGCATCTTCCACAAGAGCAGTGAGACAATTAAGGCTTTCCCCTTCACCGCTGTCAAACCTGGTCTCCcaccttcctcctcttcttcttcaaaatcATCCCCATTTGTTTCTAAATATGAGCTAGCGGCAGAAGAGGCAGCCCTACCAAAGCTGGAGCCAGAAGAATACTGGTCAAACTATGGCAGTGAGGATGCGTCTATCCGTTGCTATGAGCTTGAGTGTCCGCCAGGATATGACTCACCGACTCTCCCTTCATCCTCTTCTCCttcgtttctttctctcctctctgtttctataCTTACTCTCACTGTGCATCTGCTCTTCGGCTGA
- the jakmip1 gene encoding janus kinase and microtubule-interacting protein 1 codes for MSATTPTSAPPPKKNRGKQEVETLQAANEELKTKLNDLQNELQQERAKVCKLRERVQELRAQRESEQHKHSVALTELRVKLHEERQREVAATRESLLRQHEVELARSARLREAEFTRLQALVTVLRDGASTEVRNALKEEAREEARKAYEAERLRLTQELQEVKSSRRQAEEALANALQADKAKAADLRAAHQAHQEEIQRIKRESDKEFRRLMEELRARDRVVQTLEKELGVQAGQTQRLLLQKEEAERNHGSPKREVAPALGENAEYTISQETDEKDTRRFQLKIAELQAVIRKLEDRNTLLSDERNELLKRVREVDGQMKPLLEKNKRMSKKNEDMLQTLQRMEDKLKTLSRENAELRDKAHSNSQHAVLKRPSSLTDLSQVHEQPEVESLRLQVDVQRNVTEELTQERDRLMINKKNKRKALKLSKRHVVETYFGFDEESVDSETSSLTSYNTDRTDHTPATPEEELDDGFSREEAELRFRQLTREYQALQRAYALLQETTGPLDPERHCRTREQLQAELTACQARIADLERSLAEKGQETKWVEEKQNLIRSNQELREKIVLLEQCEMRLRSEVRDAQDQNELLEFRILELEERERRSPAFNLQISASENNSSLQLHCQQEGVKDVIIPDLMKKLDILGDNGNLRNEEQVTVIQARTVLSLCEKWLKQIDSTEAALTQKMSDLENEKELFSKQKGYLEEELDYRKQALDHAHLRVQELEATLYAALQQDPENRLGESLTDRQRAELAESMEAVRRQILRQSRHADTLILQQRMELLHAAQQRIRELEDKIDMQRRQIKEIEEKFLFLFLFFSLAFILWP; via the exons atgtCTGCAACCACACCCACGTCAGCTCCACCCcccaaaaagaacagaggaaaacaggaggTGGAGACTTTACAGGCAGCCAATGAGGAGTTGAAGACCAAGCTGAATGACTTGCAGAATGAACTGCAACAGGAAAGGGCCAAG gtgtgtaAGTTGCGTGAGCGTGTTCAGGAGTTGCGTGCTCAGCGAGAGAGCGAACAGCACAAGCATTCTGTGGCCCTGACAGAACTCCGTGTTAAGCTCCATGAGGAGCGGCAGCGGGAAGTGGCGGCCACACGCGAGAGCCTATTACGGCAGCATGAGGTGGAGCTAGCCCGTTCAGCCCGCCTTCGGGAGGCAGAGTTCACCCGCTTACAGGCTCTGGTCACCGTGCTACGGGACGGTGCCAGCACTGAGGTGAGAAATGCACTTAAGGAGGAAGCACGAGAGGAGGCACGGAAGGCCTACGAAGCCGAGCGCTTGCGCCTCACTCAGGAGCTACAAGAGGTCAAGTCGTCACGGCGACAGGCTGAGGAGGCACTAGCCAACGCGCTGCAGGCCGACAAAGCCAAGGCAGCCGATCTCCGAGCAGCGCACCAGGCCCACCAGGAGGAGATCCAGAGGATCAAGCGCGAGAGCGACAAGGAATTCCGCAGATTG atggagGAGCTGCGGGCCAGGGATCGTGTGGTACAGACATTAGAGAAAGAGCTGGGTGTGCAGGCAGGTCAGACACAACGACTGCTACTACAGAAAGAAGAGGCAGAACGCAATCACGGCAGCCCAAAGAGAGAGGTCGCCCCAGCCCTGGGGGAGAATGCAGAATACACCATCAGCCAG GAGACAGATGAAAAGGACACTCGGAGGTTCCAGTTAAAAATTGCTGAGCTTCAGGCCGTCATCAGGAAACTGGAAGACAGAAACACGCTGCTTTCAGATGAGAGGAATGagctg ctgaaGCGAGTGAGAGAGGTGGATGGGCAGATGAAGCCGCTGTTAGAGAAGAATAAAAGGATGAGCAAAAAAAACGAGGACATGCTGCAGACTCTACAGCGTATGGAAGATAAACTCAAGACTCTCAGCAGAGAAAATGctgagctg AGGGACAAGGCTCACTCAAACTCCCAGCATGCAGTGCTAAAGAGACCCAGTTCTCTGACAGATTTAAGCCAAGTTCACGAACAGCCTGAGGTGGAGTCCCTGAGGTTACAAGTGGATGTGCAGCGTAACGTTACAGAGGAGCTAACACAG GAACGTGACAGACTgatgataaacaaaaaaaacaaaaggaaagcaCTGAAATTGTCAAAG agGCATGTTGTGGAGACATATTTTGGGTTTGATGAGGAGTCTGTCGATTCAGAAACATCATCGTTGACCTCATACAACACTGACCGAACAGACCACACCCCTGCCACACCAGAGGAGGAGCTTGATGAT gGCTTCTCTCGTGAGGAAGCAGAGCTGCGTTTTCGTCAGCTGACAAGGGAATACCAAGCATTGCAGCGAGCTTACGCCCTCCTACAGGAGACCACAGGGCCCCTGGACCCTGAGAGGCACTGCAGG ACGCGGGAGCAGCTACAGGCAGAGCTGACTGCTTGCCAGGCACGGATTGCTGACCTGGAGAGAAGCTTGGCAGAGAAGGGGCAG GAAACTAAGTGGGTAGAGGAGAAACAGAATCTCATCAGATCCAATCAGGAACTCAGAGAGAAG ATAGTCTTGTTGGAGCAATGTGAGATGCGTTTGCGGTCAGAGGTTCGGGATGCTCAGGATCAGAATGAGCTGCTAGAATTTCGTATTCTAGAACTGGAA GAAAGGGAGCGACGCTCTCCTGCCTTTAACCTACAGATCTCTGCCTctgaaaacaacagcagtttACAGCTACACTGCCAACAGGAGGGAGTGAAG GATGTCATCATTCCAGACTTAATGAAGAAGTTGGACATCCTGGGAGATAATGGA AACTTGCGTAATGAGGAGCAGGTGACTGTGATCCAAGCCCGCacagttctctccctctgtgaaaAG tggctGAAGCAGATAGACAGTACTGAAGCTGCTCTCACACAAAAGATGTCTGATCTGGAGAATGAGAAG GAGCTGTTCAGTAAGCAAAAAGGTTACCTGGAGGAAGAACTGGACTACAGGAAACAGGCCCTCGACCACGCCCACCTG CGGGTCCAAGAGCTGGAGGCGACGCTCTATGCTGCATTGCAACAGGATCCAGAAAATAGATTGGGTgagagtttgactgacaggcagCGGGCGGAGCTAGCAGAGTCAATGGAGGCGGTGAGGAGGCAGATCCTCAGACAGAGTCGTCATGCTGACACACTGATACTACAGCAACGCATGGAGCTTCTGCACGCTGCCCAGCAG AGAATAAGAGAACTAGAGGACAAGATTGACATGCAGAGAAGACAAATCAAGGAGATAGAGGAGAag tttttgttcctgtttttgtttttctctctagctTTTATTCTTTGGCCTTAA